The region CTCACCAGCCTCCAGAGTAAGCCCACGCGACCCAATGAAGTGGTTCACCCCCTCGTTGAGCAGGCGTTCTTCATTCCAGGTTCTCCCGTCGCTCTGGCTGTGAGTCTTTCCGAAGCCGGCACAGCCGATCGTAAAGGGACACTTGCTGCCATTCGGCAAGCGGTCCTTTCTTCAGGTGTTCGCGAAGAGGAAATGCATATCGGCGGCTCGGCTGTCGTGGGGACAGAACTCAATGGCGCTGTCTCCCGCGCTGCCTGGGATGAGTCTCAGCCGTGGCGATTCCCGCATCGAAAATCAGTTCTGCTGTTTTCCGCTCTGGTAGGAACAGCCCTCGCGTTTGTCATGCTCAAACGCGTCAGTCAGACGCTGATTGTCCTGTTTGTGTCGATGTACGTTCCCTTTCTGACGACTGCCATTGTTCCTGTTACTGGTGGCAGCATGAACATGGTGCTGGTCGTCATGCCATCTCTGCTGATGGTCCTGACACTTTCCGGTGCGATCCATATTGTCAATTACTACAACAAGTGCGCAGAAACCAATCCTTCGCTCGCACTTTCCGAAGCCTTTCGACATGCCGCCATGCCCTGCTTTTTAGCAGCTCTGACAACCGCCATTGGCCTGTTATCCCTCGTGACCAGTCCACTCTCTCCCGTGCGGGATTTTGGCATCTATTCTGCAATTGGGATGGTCGTTTCACTCGGCATGATTGTCTACGGCGTACCATCGCTGTTACAGCTCTGGCCCGATAAGGTGGCTCCCACAGCCGAGACAAACTCGAATGCCTGGCGCTGGCTGGGCAACAAGCTCGCCACGGGTACCAACCTTCAGTTAGCTGCCTGTCTCGCACTGAGTTTAGTCGCAAGTTACGGCCTCATTTTCTTCCGGACCGAAACCAAGGTCATTCGTTACTTCCCAGAGTCATCACGTGTCGTACAGGACTATCGCGCGATTGAAAATCATTTGGCGGGGATCACGCCGGTCGAAGTGATTGTTCGCTTCGATGATGCCGCCCAGCAGCAGACCAACTTTCTGGAACGCATGGAAGCGGTTCGAGAAGTTGAGGCCCATATCAAGCGGCACCCGGAAATCAGCGGTGCTGTGGGGCTGGCCGACTTTCTGCCCGTGAGTGAGAAGCCCGAAGCCAATGCCTCCGTCCTGGCAAATGCGCGTTACAACAAACGCGCAAATACGATCGAGCAGAAAATTCGAGATAGTGAAATTCCCGGCTCAGCCTCCTTCTACACGATGGCCGAATCAGGTCAGGATCTCTTCACTCCCGGTGATTACAAACTCAATCGTCCTGGCGACGAGTTGTGGCGCATCACCGCACAGGTCTCCATTCTCTCACCCATCGACTATGTGCAGGTCGTCGATTCTCTCAATGGCACCACGCAGGAAATTTTGAAACTACACCCCGGTGCCATGCACGTCGTGACGGGCACTGCTCCGCTGTTTTTAAGAACTCAGCAGGCTGTGCTGGAAAGTCTCATTTCCAGCTTCGGGCTCGCTTTTGTGCTGATTCTGGCTGTGATGGTGATCTTGCTGAAAAACTTCATGGCCGGCCTGGTTTCGATGATCCCCAATGTCCTGCCCATTACCATCGTCTTTGGGCTCATGGCCTGGTTTGGACAGCGGGTCGATATCGGCTCCATGATCACTGCCTCAGTCGCACTGGGGATTGCCGTCGATGGCACACTCCATTACATCGCCTGGTTCCAGAAGCAGATGCTGGCCGGCCAAACCCGCAAAGAAGCAGCGATTCGAGCACTCGAACATTGCGGCCCCGCCATCTGGCAAACCAGCGTCGCAGTGAGTCTCGGCCTGCTGGTGCTTATGCCCTCGGAACTGCTGCTGATCAGCCGGTTTGGCTGGTTGATGGCCGCCCTGGTCGCCGTCGCCATGCTTGGCGATCTGATTCTGTTGCCCCTCTTAATGCTGTCACCCATTGGAAAAATTCTGGAACCAGTCGCGTCAGCAGAAACACAGGAGATTCTCGAAGCCATCGAGCCAGACACCCTGCCAGTAGCCGCCACCACCATGCGCCTGGCACCCGTGATCACACCATCGGATTCCCGATAACCATCGCCTGCCTGATCTGCATCGACTCATTCAGAATTAGAAATCAAGTCAGGAAAGCGATGCCGGTTTGGGAATCTTTCTCATGAAGCTCGACAATCAGCCACGCTAGCAGATACCGAAATTCGTAACTCAGGGCCAACTCCAGCATGCCACTGCTGGCTTGCCAGCAGTGCTCCTTTTACTGGGGAGTAATACAACCCCTGATACGATCACGCGCTGCGTCACATGCTTTGGGGTATGCTTGCCAATCGGACACTTACAGGATGTCACAAGTTGTCCGTCTGCGGGCGATGTGTATGCAGTAGGACGGGAGGTTTCGTTGTCCATGAGACCTGCCGTTTGAGTTTCTGGAGATTTCCAGTAAGACTTTCTCAGAGTGGCGGGGTGGCCCAGACGTGGCTTTGAACGTCTGGGTGACGACAGTCACAAGAAATACTCTGCAAACCCCGGCTTCGTGACAATAGGGTGCATGATACAACCCTCCCGCTCCATCCGCTCGCAGTGCTCGTGAAATTGTCGCAGGCTAGCACTCAAAAACAAACAATAAGCACCGACCCCTTTGATTTGCTCAGACGGTTTCGACCAATCGTTGTCAATAGGCCCATCGGAACATGAATCACCCGGCAGCTTGGAACAACCCGGCAAGTCTCTCGCTGCAAACGCTCCAACTTTGTCGACTTTCCTTCGCGCTCTTCGCGACTTCGCGTGAGCCCTCTTGAATCTCGCTTTCAGGACAAGATCTGCTCGCGCGAAGTCGCGAAGAAATCCAAGAGGAATAGGCACGCCCAGTAAAAACAGATTCCCGACGTTCAGGGCGAACGCCGGGAATCGGATGCTCAGATATTGCGAGACAAAACTACTTCACCGGCACATCCACCTTGATCCGCAGGTCGCGGAGTTGTTTGGTGTCGACGGGAGCCGGGGCGCCGGTGAGGAGGTCGCTGGCCTTCTGGTTCTTCGGGAAGGCGATGACGTCGCGGATGTTGTCCGTGCCCGAGAACATCATCGACCAGCGATCCAGACCCAGCGCCACACCGGCATGAGGAGGTGCGCCATATCGCAATGCTTCCAGCAGGAAGCCAAAGCGGAGTTCGGCTTCTTCCGGCTGGATCCCCATCATGCTGAAAATGCGCTGCTGGACCGCGGGATCATGAATACGGACGCTGCCACTGGCTGCCTCATAACCGTTGCAGACCAGGTCGTACGACTGAGCCCGCACCTTGCCCGGGTCGGTTTCCAGAATGTCGATATCCTCTTCGTGCGGCTGGCAGAAGGGATGGTGCTCAGCCACCCACCGCTGCTCGTCTTCATCCCACTGGAACATGGGGAAATCGACGACCCAGGCGATCTTCATTTCCTTCGGATCGTAAAGGGCCAGTTCCTTCGCCAGCCGGTTGCGCAGTGCACCCAGAGCCGCCGAGGAAACCTTGGCAGTGTCGGCCACGCAGAAGATCAGGTCGCCAGCCCTGGCGCCCAGCTTGGCGATCAGCTTCTGCTGATCCTCCGCCGAGAAGAACTTGGCAATCGGCGAATCGAGACCTTCCTCCTTCACGCGGAAGAAGGCGAGGCCCTGCGCCCCGTATTGCTTCACGAATTCCGTCAGTTCATCAATCTGCTTGCGGCTGTATTTCTCGGCAGCACCGGGAGCAACAATCCCCCGCACGCGGTTGCCGTTGGCGATGGTGTTCTTGAAGACACTGAAGCCGCAGTTTTCAGCGATCTCCTTGAGGCAGATCAGTTCCATACCAAACCGCAGGTCAGGCTTGTCGGAGCCGTACTTCTCCATGACTTCGCGGTGCGTGAGCCTTGGGAGTGGCAGCGGCAGTTCCTCGCCGCGCAGCTCCTTGAGCAGGTGCGCCATGAGGCCGTCGATGGTCGAAAGGATGTCGTCCTGCTTGACGAAGGCCATTTCCACGTCGATCTGGGTGAACTCGGGCTGGCGATCAGCCCGCAGGTCTTCATCGCGGAAGCAGCGGGCAATCTGGAAGTAACGGTCGTAGCCGGCGACCATCAGAATCTGCTTGTAGAGCTGCGGCGATTGCGGCAGCGCATAAAAGCTCCCCTCGTGCACCCGGCTGGGAACGAGGTAATCCCGCGCCCCTTCAGGTGTCGAACGACCCAGAATGGGCGTTTCGATTTCGAGGAAGTTGTGACGGTCGAAGTAATCGCGCGTCGCTTTAGCGAGCTTATGCCGCAGAATAATTGCCTGCTGCACCACGGGCCGCCGCAGGTCGAGATAGCGGTACTGCATCCGCAGTTCTTCGTTGGGAAGATCCTGCGTGCGCGGCTCGAAAGGAGGCGTCTTACTCTTGTTGAGCAGCGTCAACTCGCGGCCGCGGACTTCCACCTGCCCCGTGACGAGCTTGGGGTTTTCGAGACCGGCACCACGAGCGAGGACTTCGCCTGTCACCTGGATGACATCTTCACTGCGAAGGCCACGGGCGATGGTCTGCATGTCAGTGGGAGTGTCGGCCTGAAAGACAACTTGAGTGATGCCGTAACGGTCACGCAGGTCGATGAAGACAACCCCCTTGTGATCGCGGTAGCTGTCCACCCAGCCACAAAGGGTGGCAACTTGTCCAACATGCTCGATACGCAGTTCGCCGCAGGTCTTGGTCCGGTACACAGGGCCATCTTTCGATAAAAGCAGTTTCGATAATTCAGTTCGTCAGTCGATCAAGGCGATGGAATACCGTCAGGGGCATTCCAATACCACTCTGGCAGATGATGGACACCCGATGTGAAAACAAGGTGCAGAATCTGCCAGCAATTTCGCGAATCGGGATTATAGAAGGAATCGGCCGCCGGGAATATCGAGTGACGCTTTCTCGTGGAAATCGCGCACTCTTCTCGACGTAAATTCCCGCGAATTGAGCCTGAAAATGTAAAAATTCACGCGGCCAGCACACCTCCAGGGGGCCAGCCGCGTGAATCTTGAAGAGAACTTCTCACTTGCAGTCAAACAGCCAGCGATCGTTATTCGCTGACTCGATTGTTCCGGCCAGCCGCTTCGAGCTTCTTAATGTCGGCTTCAGAAAGTTGTGGGCGGTCAACTTTGAGGGTCAACTTCTTGAGCTTGCCAGTGAACGGGAATGGTGGCTGATAGTCGGCATCATTCACACCGGTGAGTGTATCTGAACCGATATCGAAACTTTCATCCCACTGGAGAATCATCGGCAATGTGCGTGGCATTTTCTTCGTGGCGACCACTTTGCCATCGACCTTGAGGATGCCTGTCGCAGGCTGACCTAAGCCACTGTAGTTATTGAAGAGCAGCGTCCCCACGCCCTTCCCTTCGTACTGAAAATCGAACTCGAGTGTGTGCTTGCCGGGAGTGAGTGGTTCCGTCCCTTCCCAGCGAACGCGTTCGAGATCGAGCAGGTTCCAGATCCACACGGGTTTCCCTTTAAGCAGGTAAAAGCCGTAGCCCGCAAAACGTCCACCCGAGGTCAGCAGCATCCCTTCGGCACCACCGGCTGGGACTTCAATCTCAGCGGTAATATTGAACGAGGAGTTCAGCAGGACGGGAGAATCCCCTTGCGGAATCCCCACTTGCGGGAAGGTATAGATAAACTCCGTCCGACCAGCCGTGATATTAGGTCGCGGTGCGACTAATCGTGAGGCAACAGAGGCATCGAGCGGCAACACCTGATACTTCTTTGCTTCTTCGAGGAACTTCTGCTTCAGTTCGGCCACCTTCTCGGGATATTGAGCCGCTAGATCTTTCGACTGAGAATAGTCTTTCTCGAGATGATAAAGTTCCCAGGTCACGTTATTCAGCGGATCGGGATTGGGCACGCCAAAGGCCTCCCAGGGAGGACGCGTTACCTTGGTGCTCAGGAGCCATCCCTCATGGTAAATGGCGTGGTCACCGAACATCTCAAAATACTGAGTGGTATGTGTCGAGGGAGCCTTCGCATTCTTTTCGTCGAATGTATAGGCAAAGCTGGCCCCTTCAATGGGGCTTTGCGGAATCCCATCCACCACTTGAGGCGCGTTGATACGGGTGGATTCAAGAATTGTCGGGACGACATCGATCACATGATGGAACTGATGGCGAATTCCTCCACGGTCTTTAATACGCGCTGGCCACGAAACGGCCATCCCTTGCCTGACGCCTCCTAAATGCGACGAAATCTGCTTAAACCAGCTAAACGGGGTATCAAAGGCCCATGCCCAGTGGGCGGACATGTGGTTATAAGTCTTATCAGTACCCCAGTCTTCATAATACTTCTCAAGCTGCACATTGACCGGGACGTCCACGCCATTAAAGAAAGCAACTTCATTCGGTGTTCCATGGAGACCACCTTCGGCACTGGTTCCATTATCGCCATTGATATAGATAATCAGCGTGTTATCGAGCTTGCCCATATCTTCGACCGCCTGAATCACGCGACCAATCTCATGGTCGGTATAGGCGACATAAGCAGCAAAGATTTCGACCTGTCGAATAAAGAGTTTCTTTTCTTCGGGAGTGCAGTCATCCCAGTTCTTAAGGAGTTCGCTAGGCCAGGGTGTCAACTGGGTCTCAGGTGGGATGACGCCTAGCCTTTTCTGATTGGCGAATATCGTGTCCCGCAGTTTGTTCCATCCCTGATCAAACAAGTGCAGATCGCGGATCTTTTGGACCCATTCTTTGGTGGGGTGGTGCGGTGCATGCGTACCACCGGGAACGTAGTAGCAGAAGAATGGTTTGGAGGGATCGATCTGATTCAGATGATTCAAATGAGCAATCGCATCATCGGCCATGCCTGTCGTCAGGTTCCAGTCTGGCTTCCCGCGGTACGGAAAGATCTGTGTCGTATTGCGAAACAGATTCGGCTGCCACTGGTTGGTATCCCCCCCCACAAAGCCATAGAAGTATTCAAAACCCATGCCGACAGGCCATTGATCAAAGGGCCCAATCTCGCTGGCTTCGAATGCGGGGGTGTTGTGGTTCTTGCCAAACCATGATGTCGCAAAGCCGTTGTCTCTTAAAATGCGGCCAATCGTGGCTTTATCCTTAGCGATGATACTGTTGTAACCCGGGAATCCTGTCGATTGTTCGGAAATCACACCAAAGCCTGCGGAGTGATGATTGCGGCCCGTAATGATCGCTGCGCGCGTGGGTGAACAGAGTGCTGTCGAGTGCATCTGTGTGTATCGCAGGCCATTTTTGGCCACGCGATCTAATGCAGGCGTCGGGATCACCCCGCCAAATGTACTCGGGACTCCATAACCCGAATCATCCGTCATAATCAGGAGCACATTCGGTGCACCAGCTGGTGGTACAATTCGAGGTGCCCACCACGGTTTCGATTCGGAAGCGATGTTCTTGATCACACCCCCGAATGCCGGATCAGGTGCAGGAAGCTGCTTGCCATCAATGGTCGTGGTCGCTGCAGGAGAGCCAATGGGTACTGCCGACTTGGGCGCTGGACTCTCCTGAGATTGCGCCAGCGCTGGCGTGAATATTCCCAAGCCTCCGGACACAACGAAGGCAATGAATAGTCTGCTCGCCATGACTCGAAACGATACCAGGCTCATGTTGATTTCCAGTGTCGCTGAACTGATCGTGGAACTTCGAACTGGTGAATCACCAGCCGCATAGGCTAAAACGATAAGGCTTTTTTATCAGGAAAGCGACTCGCGAAAGCTGACGAAAACTCAAGGCTGTCGCGCGGGTTTTCGCCTCTTCAACTTTTATGCTTATAAATAGCTAACGTTCGTATTGCCGAACAATTGTTGCAGACTCATTGATTCACCTGGCTAACAAGGTCGTTAGCCGTCGGAATCTGCAATGTCGAGTGGTGTTGACGAGCGTGGCTGACCTTCTCTTGTCGGATTCGCATGGGCTTCGTGAGCGACGTTGGCAGCCGCGATCTTCCAGTCTTCGGGAATCGAGCGCACGTGCAGATCCATTTGCGGGAACGAAATCTCGATCCCTGCAGCAGCCAGTTCACGGTAAATCGCGATATGCAATTGATGCGTGACTGTGAGTCGATTTTCAAGATCCGGCAGGAAGAAGCGGATCGTAAACCGCATGGCGTTGTCGCCGAATTCGTCGAAAACCACTGAGGGGGGTGGGTTCTGCAATACTTGGGGAATGCTGGTGACACACTTCATCAGCACCTCTTGAACCTTGAATGGATCTGAGCCGTAGGCGACTC is a window of Planctopirus limnophila DSM 3776 DNA encoding:
- a CDS encoding efflux RND transporter permease subunit translates to MSSNFFDRRDPWGHGYGVYIFLLMLFLIPPALWGLKQTNLQNDVENWLPSDDPQLKILKWAHSRFPVEDRIFITWDSSSLSDPRIARLAQKLEGVADAEGIRRDGMSCISRVVQPGTVLRSMIENGVEFHEAVRRLEGTIIGAGPLKLRLTPEGRNRLRTTERQLAEAIREKFHIDVTIQPAMSDAVSAATLASVSVEASTPSQVTMAKAEAVDQEAANVLATAVDVDGTEPATTPTILSPQGELLEDASHAHDLQISWNGLRLGHPQTIEIAEWLTSLQSKPTRPNEVVHPLVEQAFFIPGSPVALAVSLSEAGTADRKGTLAAIRQAVLSSGVREEEMHIGGSAVVGTELNGAVSRAAWDESQPWRFPHRKSVLLFSALVGTALAFVMLKRVSQTLIVLFVSMYVPFLTTAIVPVTGGSMNMVLVVMPSLLMVLTLSGAIHIVNYYNKCAETNPSLALSEAFRHAAMPCFLAALTTAIGLLSLVTSPLSPVRDFGIYSAIGMVVSLGMIVYGVPSLLQLWPDKVAPTAETNSNAWRWLGNKLATGTNLQLAACLALSLVASYGLIFFRTETKVIRYFPESSRVVQDYRAIENHLAGITPVEVIVRFDDAAQQQTNFLERMEAVREVEAHIKRHPEISGAVGLADFLPVSEKPEANASVLANARYNKRANTIEQKIRDSEIPGSASFYTMAESGQDLFTPGDYKLNRPGDELWRITAQVSILSPIDYVQVVDSLNGTTQEILKLHPGAMHVVTGTAPLFLRTQQAVLESLISSFGLAFVLILAVMVILLKNFMAGLVSMIPNVLPITIVFGLMAWFGQRVDIGSMITASVALGIAVDGTLHYIAWFQKQMLAGQTRKEAAIRALEHCGPAIWQTSVAVSLGLLVLMPSELLLISRFGWLMAALVAVAMLGDLILLPLLMLSPIGKILEPVASAETQEILEAIEPDTLPVAATTMRLAPVITPSDSR
- a CDS encoding sulfatase-like hydrolase/transferase → MSLVSFRVMASRLFIAFVVSGGLGIFTPALAQSQESPAPKSAVPIGSPAATTTIDGKQLPAPDPAFGGVIKNIASESKPWWAPRIVPPAGAPNVLLIMTDDSGYGVPSTFGGVIPTPALDRVAKNGLRYTQMHSTALCSPTRAAIITGRNHHSAGFGVISEQSTGFPGYNSIIAKDKATIGRILRDNGFATSWFGKNHNTPAFEASEIGPFDQWPVGMGFEYFYGFVGGDTNQWQPNLFRNTTQIFPYRGKPDWNLTTGMADDAIAHLNHLNQIDPSKPFFCYYVPGGTHAPHHPTKEWVQKIRDLHLFDQGWNKLRDTIFANQKRLGVIPPETQLTPWPSELLKNWDDCTPEEKKLFIRQVEIFAAYVAYTDHEIGRVIQAVEDMGKLDNTLIIYINGDNGTSAEGGLHGTPNEVAFFNGVDVPVNVQLEKYYEDWGTDKTYNHMSAHWAWAFDTPFSWFKQISSHLGGVRQGMAVSWPARIKDRGGIRHQFHHVIDVVPTILESTRINAPQVVDGIPQSPIEGASFAYTFDEKNAKAPSTHTTQYFEMFGDHAIYHEGWLLSTKVTRPPWEAFGVPNPDPLNNVTWELYHLEKDYSQSKDLAAQYPEKVAELKQKFLEEAKKYQVLPLDASVASRLVAPRPNITAGRTEFIYTFPQVGIPQGDSPVLLNSSFNITAEIEVPAGGAEGMLLTSGGRFAGYGFYLLKGKPVWIWNLLDLERVRWEGTEPLTPGKHTLEFDFQYEGKGVGTLLFNNYSGLGQPATGILKVDGKVVATKKMPRTLPMILQWDESFDIGSDTLTGVNDADYQPPFPFTGKLKKLTLKVDRPQLSEADIKKLEAAGRNNRVSE
- the aspS gene encoding aspartate--tRNA ligase — encoded protein: MYRTKTCGELRIEHVGQVATLCGWVDSYRDHKGVVFIDLRDRYGITQVVFQADTPTDMQTIARGLRSEDVIQVTGEVLARGAGLENPKLVTGQVEVRGRELTLLNKSKTPPFEPRTQDLPNEELRMQYRYLDLRRPVVQQAIILRHKLAKATRDYFDRHNFLEIETPILGRSTPEGARDYLVPSRVHEGSFYALPQSPQLYKQILMVAGYDRYFQIARCFRDEDLRADRQPEFTQIDVEMAFVKQDDILSTIDGLMAHLLKELRGEELPLPLPRLTHREVMEKYGSDKPDLRFGMELICLKEIAENCGFSVFKNTIANGNRVRGIVAPGAAEKYSRKQIDELTEFVKQYGAQGLAFFRVKEEGLDSPIAKFFSAEDQQKLIAKLGARAGDLIFCVADTAKVSSAALGALRNRLAKELALYDPKEMKIAWVVDFPMFQWDEDEQRWVAEHHPFCQPHEEDIDILETDPGKVRAQSYDLVCNGYEAASGSVRIHDPAVQQRIFSMMGIQPEEAELRFGFLLEALRYGAPPHAGVALGLDRWSMMFSGTDNIRDVIAFPKNQKASDLLTGAPAPVDTKQLRDLRIKVDVPVK